A single window of Sander lucioperca isolate FBNREF2018 chromosome 22, SLUC_FBN_1.2, whole genome shotgun sequence DNA harbors:
- the LOC116061149 gene encoding vinculin isoform X1 — translation MPVFHTKTIESILEPVAQQISHLVIMHEEGEVDGKAIPDLTAPVAAVQAAVSNLVRVGKETVQTTEDQIMKRDMSPAFIKVENACTKLVQAASMLKADPYSVPARDYLIDGSRGILSGTSDLLLTFDEAEVRKIIRVCKGILEYLTVAEVVESMEDLITYTKNLGPGMTKMAKMIDERQQELTHQEHRVMLVNSMNTVKELLPILISGIKIFVTTKTSGSQGVEEALKNRNFTFEKMSAEINEIIRVLQLTSWDEDAWANKKDTEAIRRALGLIDSKMAQAKNWLRDPNAQPGDAGEQAIRQILDEAGKVGELCAGKERRDILGTAKTLGQMTDQVSEIRARGQGASPAAMQKAQQVSQGLDVLTGKVENAARKLEAMTNSKQVIAKRIDAAQNWLADPNGGPEGEENIRALLTEAKKIADMCEDPKERDDILRSIGEIAAMTAKLSDLRRQGKGDTPEARALAKQIATALQNLQSKTNKAVANSRPAKAAVHLEGKIEQAQRWIDNPTMDDSGVGQAAIRGLVAEGHRLANALPGPYRQELLGKCEQVEQLMAQLADLAARGEGDSPQARAVAQQLQEALKDLKGKMQEAMTQEVSDIFSDTTTPIKLLAVAATAPLDAPNRDEVFDERAANFENHANKLGTTAEKAAAVGTANKSTVEGIQAAVKSTRDLTPQVVSAARILLRNPGNQAAYEHFETMKNQWIDNVEKMTGLVDEAIDTKSLLDASEDAIKKDLEKCRSAMANHQPQMLVAGATSIARRANRILLVAKREVENSEDPKFREMVKAASDELSQTISPMVMNAKAVAGKIQDPSLQKGFLDSGYNILGAVAKVREAFQPQEPDFPPPPPELDQLSLNDDAAPPKPPLPEGEVPPPRPPPPEEKDEEFPEQTGDMVNEPMMVAARQLHDEARKWSSKGNDIIGAAKRMALLMAEMSRLVRGGSGNKRALIQCAKDIAKASDEVTRLAKEVAKQCTDKRIRTNLLQVCERIPTISTQLKILSTVKATMLGRTNISEEESEQATEMLVHNAQNLMQSVKETVREAEAASIKIRTDAGFTLHWVRKTPWYQ, via the exons ATGCCGGTTTTTCACACGAAGACGATAGAAAGTATCCTGGAGCCGGTGGCTCAGCAGATATCCCATCTGGTGATAATGCACGAAGAAGGTGAAGTTGACGGAAAAGCTATTCCAGATCTGACGGCGCCGGTGGCTGCCGTGCAGGCGGCTGTTAGCAACCTTGTTCGG gtgGGGAAGGAGACTGTACAAACCACAGAGGACCAGATCATGAAAAGGGACATGTCACCAGCTTTTATCAA AGTGGAGAATGCGTGCACTAAACTGGTGCAGGCTGCCTCCATGTTGAAAGCTGATCCATACTCCGTTCCTGCTCGGGATTACCTCATCGATGGCTCCCGGGGCATCCTCTCTGGGACCTCTGACCTGCTCCTGACCTTTGACGAGGCCGAG GTCCGCAAAATAATCCGTGTGTGCAAAGGCATCCTGGAGTACCTGACAGTGGCAGAGGTGGTGGAGTCTATGGAGGACTTGATCACGTACACAAAGAACCTGGGACCAG GAATGACAAAGATGGCAAAGATGATAGATGAGCGACAGCAGGAGCTGACACACCAGGAGCACCGTGTGATGTTGGTCAACTCCATGAACACAGTCAAAGAACTGCTGCCCATCCTCATCTCAG GTATCAAAATCTTTGTGACAACCAAGACATCTGGTAGCCAGGGTGTAGAGGAGGCCTTGAAGAACCGTAACTTCACTTTTGAGAAGATGAGCGCCGAGATAAATGAGATCATCAGAGTGCTGCAGCTTACGTCCTGGGACGAGGATGCCTGGGCCAACAAG AAGGACACAGAGGCCATAAGAAGGGCTCTGGGGCTTATCGACTCAAAGATGGCTCAGGCTAAGAACTGGCTGAGGGATCCAAACGCTCAACCAG GGGACGCAGGTGAGCAGGCCATCCGCCAGATCCTTGATGAAGCCGGGAAAGTTGGTGAACTGTGTGCTGGGAAGGAGCGCAGAGATATCCTGGGCACAGCCAAAACCCTGGGCCAGATGACTGACCAGGTGTCTGAGATAAGGGCCAG AGGTCAGGGGGCATCCCCAGCCGCCATGCAGAAGGCACAGCAGGTTTCCCAGGGGCTCGACGTGCTAACTGGCAAGGTGGAAAATGCTGCTCGCAAGCTGGAGGCCATGACTAACTCCAAGCAGGTCATCGCCAAAAGGATTGATGCCGCACAG AACTGGTTGGCAGACCCTAACGGCGGGCCAGAGGGAGAAGAGAACATCAGGGCCCTGCTCACTGAGGCCAAAAAGATAGCTGACATGTGTGAGGACCCCAAAGAAAGAGATGACATCTTACGCTCTATTGGAGAGATCGCTGCCATGACTGCCAAACTGTCTGATCTCAGAAGACA GGGTAAAGgtgacactcctgaggccagaGCTTTGGCTAAACAGATTGCAACAGCTCTGCAGAACTTGCAGTCCAAGACCAACAAAGCTGTGGCTAATAGCAGGCCTGCAAAGGCAGCTGTTCACTTGGAAGGAAAGATTGAGCAGGCACAGCGCTGGATTGACAATCCCACCATGGATGACAGCGGTGTGG GTCAGGCAGCCATCCGTGGGCTGGTGGCAGAGGGCCACAGACTGGCCAACGCTCTGCCAGGCCCATACAGACAGGAGTTGCTGGGTAAGTGTGAGCAGGTGGAGCAGCTCATGGCCCAGCTGGCCGACCTGGCTGCCCGCGGTGAAGGAGACTCCCCTCAGGCACGTGCTGTTGCTCAGCAGCTCCAAGAGGCTTTGAAA GACCTGAAAGGGAAGATGCAAGAGGCGATGACTCAGGAGGTGTCGGACATCTTCAGTGACACCACCACCCCCATCAAGTTACTGGCAGTGGCTGCCACTGCCCCGCTGGACGCCCCCAACAGAGATGAG GTTTTTGACGAAAGGGCTGCCAACTTTGAGAACCACGCCAATAAGCTTGGCACCACAGCAGAGAAGGCTGCGGCTGTCGGTACTGCCAACAAGAGCACAGTGGAGGGAATCCAGGCTGCTGTCAAGTCAACAAGAGATTTAACACCACAA GTGGTATCTGCTGCTCGTATTTTGCTGAGAAACCCTGGTAACCAAGCTGCATATGAACATTTTGAAACCATGAAGAATCAGTGGATTGACAACGTGGAGAAAATGACAG GTTTGGTGGACGAGGCCATCGATACCAAATCCTTGCTAGATGCTTCAGAGGACGCCATCAAGAAGGACTTGGAAAAGTGCCGTTCGGCCATGGCCAACCACCAGCCTCAAATGCTGGTTGCCGGTGCCACCAGCATCGCCCGCAGAGCCAACCGTATCCTTCTGGTGGCGAAGCGAGAGGTGGAGAACTCTGAGGATCCTAAATTCAGGGAGATGGTGAAGGCTGCGTCTGATGAACTGAGCCAGACAATTTCTCCTATGGTGATGAATGCTAAGGCGGTGGCTGGAAAGATCCAGGATCCAA GTCTTCAGAAAGGCTTTCTGGACTCAGGTTATAATATTCTTGGTGCTGTGGCAAAGGTCAGGGAGGCATTTCAGCCCCAAGAGCCAGACTTCCCACCACCTCCGCCTGAACTGGATCAGCTTAGT CTTAACGATGACGCAGCACCACCCAAACCTCCTCTTCCTGAGGGCGAGGTTCCTCCACCCAGGCCTCCTCCCCCAGAGGAGAAAGATGAGGAGTTCCCCGAGCAGACTGGCGATATGGTTAATGAGCCAATGATGGTAGCTGCCAGGCAGCTCCACGATGAAGCCCGCAAATGGTCCAGCAAA GGAAATGACATCATTGGTGCCGCCAAACGAATGGCCTTGCTCATGGCTGAGATGTCACGTCTGGTGCGTGGAGGCAGCGGAAACAAACGCGCCCTCATTCAGTGCGCCAAGGACATTGCTAAGGCTTCTGACGAAGTCACACGGCTGGCCAAGGAGGTGGCCAAGCAGTGTACCGACAAGCGTATCCGGACCAACCTTCTCCAG GTGTGCGAGCGCATTCCCACCATCAGCACTCAGCTCAAAATCCTGTCCACAGTCAAGGCCACCATGTTGGGTCGTACCAACATCAGTGAAGAGGAGTCAGAGCAG GCTACTGAGATGTTGGTCCACAATGCACAGAACCTGATGCAGTCTGTGAAGGAGACAGTCAGGGAGGCCGAGGCAGCTTCCATTAAGATCCGGACAGATGCAGGTTTTACCCTCCACTGGGTCAGAAAGACCCCCTGGTACCAGTAA
- the LOC116061149 gene encoding vinculin isoform X2, whose product MPVFHTKTIESILEPVAQQISHLVIMHEEGEVDGKAIPDLTAPVAAVQAAVSNLVRVGKETVQTTEDQIMKRDMSPAFIKVENACTKLVQAASMLKADPYSVPARDYLIDGSRGILSGTSDLLLTFDEAEVRKIIRVCKGILEYLTVAEVVESMEDLITYTKNLGPGMTKMAKMIDERQQELTHQEHRVMLVNSMNTVKELLPILISGIKIFVTTKTSGSQGVEEALKNRNFTFEKMSAEINEIIRVLQLTSWDEDAWANKDTEAIRRALGLIDSKMAQAKNWLRDPNAQPGDAGEQAIRQILDEAGKVGELCAGKERRDILGTAKTLGQMTDQVSEIRARGQGASPAAMQKAQQVSQGLDVLTGKVENAARKLEAMTNSKQVIAKRIDAAQNWLADPNGGPEGEENIRALLTEAKKIADMCEDPKERDDILRSIGEIAAMTAKLSDLRRQGKGDTPEARALAKQIATALQNLQSKTNKAVANSRPAKAAVHLEGKIEQAQRWIDNPTMDDSGVGQAAIRGLVAEGHRLANALPGPYRQELLGKCEQVEQLMAQLADLAARGEGDSPQARAVAQQLQEALKDLKGKMQEAMTQEVSDIFSDTTTPIKLLAVAATAPLDAPNRDEVFDERAANFENHANKLGTTAEKAAAVGTANKSTVEGIQAAVKSTRDLTPQVVSAARILLRNPGNQAAYEHFETMKNQWIDNVEKMTGLVDEAIDTKSLLDASEDAIKKDLEKCRSAMANHQPQMLVAGATSIARRANRILLVAKREVENSEDPKFREMVKAASDELSQTISPMVMNAKAVAGKIQDPSLQKGFLDSGYNILGAVAKVREAFQPQEPDFPPPPPELDQLSLNDDAAPPKPPLPEGEVPPPRPPPPEEKDEEFPEQTGDMVNEPMMVAARQLHDEARKWSSKGNDIIGAAKRMALLMAEMSRLVRGGSGNKRALIQCAKDIAKASDEVTRLAKEVAKQCTDKRIRTNLLQVCERIPTISTQLKILSTVKATMLGRTNISEEESEQATEMLVHNAQNLMQSVKETVREAEAASIKIRTDAGFTLHWVRKTPWYQ is encoded by the exons ATGCCGGTTTTTCACACGAAGACGATAGAAAGTATCCTGGAGCCGGTGGCTCAGCAGATATCCCATCTGGTGATAATGCACGAAGAAGGTGAAGTTGACGGAAAAGCTATTCCAGATCTGACGGCGCCGGTGGCTGCCGTGCAGGCGGCTGTTAGCAACCTTGTTCGG gtgGGGAAGGAGACTGTACAAACCACAGAGGACCAGATCATGAAAAGGGACATGTCACCAGCTTTTATCAA AGTGGAGAATGCGTGCACTAAACTGGTGCAGGCTGCCTCCATGTTGAAAGCTGATCCATACTCCGTTCCTGCTCGGGATTACCTCATCGATGGCTCCCGGGGCATCCTCTCTGGGACCTCTGACCTGCTCCTGACCTTTGACGAGGCCGAG GTCCGCAAAATAATCCGTGTGTGCAAAGGCATCCTGGAGTACCTGACAGTGGCAGAGGTGGTGGAGTCTATGGAGGACTTGATCACGTACACAAAGAACCTGGGACCAG GAATGACAAAGATGGCAAAGATGATAGATGAGCGACAGCAGGAGCTGACACACCAGGAGCACCGTGTGATGTTGGTCAACTCCATGAACACAGTCAAAGAACTGCTGCCCATCCTCATCTCAG GTATCAAAATCTTTGTGACAACCAAGACATCTGGTAGCCAGGGTGTAGAGGAGGCCTTGAAGAACCGTAACTTCACTTTTGAGAAGATGAGCGCCGAGATAAATGAGATCATCAGAGTGCTGCAGCTTACGTCCTGGGACGAGGATGCCTGGGCCAACAAG GACACAGAGGCCATAAGAAGGGCTCTGGGGCTTATCGACTCAAAGATGGCTCAGGCTAAGAACTGGCTGAGGGATCCAAACGCTCAACCAG GGGACGCAGGTGAGCAGGCCATCCGCCAGATCCTTGATGAAGCCGGGAAAGTTGGTGAACTGTGTGCTGGGAAGGAGCGCAGAGATATCCTGGGCACAGCCAAAACCCTGGGCCAGATGACTGACCAGGTGTCTGAGATAAGGGCCAG AGGTCAGGGGGCATCCCCAGCCGCCATGCAGAAGGCACAGCAGGTTTCCCAGGGGCTCGACGTGCTAACTGGCAAGGTGGAAAATGCTGCTCGCAAGCTGGAGGCCATGACTAACTCCAAGCAGGTCATCGCCAAAAGGATTGATGCCGCACAG AACTGGTTGGCAGACCCTAACGGCGGGCCAGAGGGAGAAGAGAACATCAGGGCCCTGCTCACTGAGGCCAAAAAGATAGCTGACATGTGTGAGGACCCCAAAGAAAGAGATGACATCTTACGCTCTATTGGAGAGATCGCTGCCATGACTGCCAAACTGTCTGATCTCAGAAGACA GGGTAAAGgtgacactcctgaggccagaGCTTTGGCTAAACAGATTGCAACAGCTCTGCAGAACTTGCAGTCCAAGACCAACAAAGCTGTGGCTAATAGCAGGCCTGCAAAGGCAGCTGTTCACTTGGAAGGAAAGATTGAGCAGGCACAGCGCTGGATTGACAATCCCACCATGGATGACAGCGGTGTGG GTCAGGCAGCCATCCGTGGGCTGGTGGCAGAGGGCCACAGACTGGCCAACGCTCTGCCAGGCCCATACAGACAGGAGTTGCTGGGTAAGTGTGAGCAGGTGGAGCAGCTCATGGCCCAGCTGGCCGACCTGGCTGCCCGCGGTGAAGGAGACTCCCCTCAGGCACGTGCTGTTGCTCAGCAGCTCCAAGAGGCTTTGAAA GACCTGAAAGGGAAGATGCAAGAGGCGATGACTCAGGAGGTGTCGGACATCTTCAGTGACACCACCACCCCCATCAAGTTACTGGCAGTGGCTGCCACTGCCCCGCTGGACGCCCCCAACAGAGATGAG GTTTTTGACGAAAGGGCTGCCAACTTTGAGAACCACGCCAATAAGCTTGGCACCACAGCAGAGAAGGCTGCGGCTGTCGGTACTGCCAACAAGAGCACAGTGGAGGGAATCCAGGCTGCTGTCAAGTCAACAAGAGATTTAACACCACAA GTGGTATCTGCTGCTCGTATTTTGCTGAGAAACCCTGGTAACCAAGCTGCATATGAACATTTTGAAACCATGAAGAATCAGTGGATTGACAACGTGGAGAAAATGACAG GTTTGGTGGACGAGGCCATCGATACCAAATCCTTGCTAGATGCTTCAGAGGACGCCATCAAGAAGGACTTGGAAAAGTGCCGTTCGGCCATGGCCAACCACCAGCCTCAAATGCTGGTTGCCGGTGCCACCAGCATCGCCCGCAGAGCCAACCGTATCCTTCTGGTGGCGAAGCGAGAGGTGGAGAACTCTGAGGATCCTAAATTCAGGGAGATGGTGAAGGCTGCGTCTGATGAACTGAGCCAGACAATTTCTCCTATGGTGATGAATGCTAAGGCGGTGGCTGGAAAGATCCAGGATCCAA GTCTTCAGAAAGGCTTTCTGGACTCAGGTTATAATATTCTTGGTGCTGTGGCAAAGGTCAGGGAGGCATTTCAGCCCCAAGAGCCAGACTTCCCACCACCTCCGCCTGAACTGGATCAGCTTAGT CTTAACGATGACGCAGCACCACCCAAACCTCCTCTTCCTGAGGGCGAGGTTCCTCCACCCAGGCCTCCTCCCCCAGAGGAGAAAGATGAGGAGTTCCCCGAGCAGACTGGCGATATGGTTAATGAGCCAATGATGGTAGCTGCCAGGCAGCTCCACGATGAAGCCCGCAAATGGTCCAGCAAA GGAAATGACATCATTGGTGCCGCCAAACGAATGGCCTTGCTCATGGCTGAGATGTCACGTCTGGTGCGTGGAGGCAGCGGAAACAAACGCGCCCTCATTCAGTGCGCCAAGGACATTGCTAAGGCTTCTGACGAAGTCACACGGCTGGCCAAGGAGGTGGCCAAGCAGTGTACCGACAAGCGTATCCGGACCAACCTTCTCCAG GTGTGCGAGCGCATTCCCACCATCAGCACTCAGCTCAAAATCCTGTCCACAGTCAAGGCCACCATGTTGGGTCGTACCAACATCAGTGAAGAGGAGTCAGAGCAG GCTACTGAGATGTTGGTCCACAATGCACAGAACCTGATGCAGTCTGTGAAGGAGACAGTCAGGGAGGCCGAGGCAGCTTCCATTAAGATCCGGACAGATGCAGGTTTTACCCTCCACTGGGTCAGAAAGACCCCCTGGTACCAGTAA